In Flavivirga abyssicola, the following are encoded in one genomic region:
- a CDS encoding DUF2911 domain-containing protein codes for MNTFLKRILVLLSIIALGLFLYSFFVENIFSQRLSPKDTVEFKLNDLKLEVFYNRPSKKNRAIFGALVPFNKVWRTGANEATTFKTNQALEVQGRPLPMGKYTLWTVPKDTVWTVIFNSKQYPWGVDSDMRPMRDANFDVLNIEVPVQKLSSTVEQFTIAFDNSTDNLFLTMAWDDVKVAVPLK; via the coding sequence ATGAACACATTCTTAAAGCGTATATTAGTCCTTTTATCCATAATAGCATTAGGACTATTTCTATATTCTTTTTTTGTTGAAAATATTTTTTCACAACGTCTAAGTCCTAAAGATACTGTAGAATTTAAACTTAATGATTTAAAACTTGAAGTGTTTTATAATAGACCTTCAAAAAAGAATAGAGCTATTTTTGGTGCTTTAGTTCCTTTTAATAAAGTTTGGCGTACGGGTGCTAATGAAGCTACCACTTTTAAAACCAACCAAGCCCTTGAGGTACAAGGCAGGCCTTTACCTATGGGTAAATATACGCTTTGGACGGTACCAAAAGATACCGTTTGGACTGTTATATTTAATTCTAAACAATACCCTTGGGGTGTCGATTCTGATATGAGACCTATGCGGGATGCTAACTTTGATGTTTTAAATATTGAAGTTCCTGTACAGAAATTATCGTCTACTGTAGAACAATTTACTATAGCTTTTGATAATTCTACAGATAATTTATTCTTAACTATGGCGTGGGATGACGTAAAAGTTGCTGTACCTCTTAAATAA